The proteins below are encoded in one region of Neorhodopirellula lusitana:
- the mgtE gene encoding magnesium transporter gives MDNPSNSTTSSSTALEPAIVDERPWEKLTELADLGNAAPLVEFIENLTASDQALALSRLDEEHRKTVLTTLPAEDAVELLRHLSEIQAADLVESLSIDQAAAIVQEMPSDEQADLLGDLDEVQAGEIIDAFPRDEAIAVRELFAYSDDVAGGLLVREILRFDHSTKVADVINTLSENAEEFRDYDVQYAYLTDAEQRLVGVLPMRNLLFARRTDPVADIMIADPLSLRDTTPLDELIDFFDSHHFLGVPVVDAEGKLLGVVHRNAVDYEATRAAESDFLKSQGIIGGEELRTMPLMQRAKRRLSWLSINVVLNIGAAGVIALYQDTLEKVIALAVFLPIISDMSGCSGNQAVAVSMRELSLGLVRPTEMARVWLKEVTVGLVNGAALGLLVAIVAVVWDGNMYLGLVVGVALFANTLIAVSIGGTVPLLLKRLGFDPAVASGPLLTTVTDMCGFFLVLGLATVMLERLVH, from the coding sequence ATAATCCCTCCAACTCGACCACCAGCTCCTCCACCGCACTCGAACCCGCCATCGTCGACGAGCGTCCCTGGGAAAAGCTGACCGAACTCGCTGACCTGGGCAATGCCGCGCCTTTGGTTGAGTTCATCGAGAACCTAACCGCCAGCGATCAAGCACTCGCCCTGAGTCGGCTGGATGAAGAACACCGCAAGACCGTCCTCACCACGCTACCCGCCGAAGACGCGGTGGAACTGCTGCGGCACCTCAGTGAGATCCAGGCTGCCGATCTGGTTGAATCGCTGTCGATTGACCAAGCCGCCGCCATCGTCCAAGAGATGCCCAGTGACGAGCAGGCTGACTTGCTAGGGGACTTGGACGAGGTCCAAGCCGGTGAGATCATCGACGCGTTCCCACGTGATGAAGCCATCGCGGTTCGCGAACTGTTCGCTTACAGCGATGACGTTGCCGGTGGCTTGCTGGTGCGAGAGATCCTGCGTTTTGACCACTCCACCAAAGTGGCCGACGTCATCAACACGCTGTCCGAAAACGCCGAAGAGTTTCGTGACTACGACGTGCAGTACGCATACCTGACCGATGCGGAACAACGACTCGTCGGCGTGCTGCCCATGCGAAATCTGTTGTTCGCTCGCCGCACCGATCCCGTTGCCGACATCATGATCGCCGATCCATTGTCGTTGCGAGACACGACGCCACTGGATGAACTGATCGACTTCTTCGACAGCCACCACTTCCTTGGTGTCCCCGTCGTCGACGCCGAAGGCAAACTGCTTGGCGTGGTCCACCGGAACGCGGTCGACTACGAAGCCACACGTGCCGCCGAAAGTGACTTCCTGAAAAGTCAGGGGATCATCGGTGGTGAAGAACTACGGACAATGCCGTTGATGCAACGCGCCAAACGTCGCCTGAGCTGGCTAAGCATCAACGTCGTTCTGAACATCGGTGCGGCTGGCGTAATCGCGCTGTACCAAGACACGCTCGAAAAGGTTATCGCGTTGGCTGTCTTCCTGCCAATCATCAGCGACATGAGTGGCTGCAGCGGCAACCAGGCCGTCGCTGTCAGCATGCGAGAACTGTCACTCGGACTGGTTCGTCCAACTGAAATGGCCCGCGTCTGGCTGAAAGAAGTCACCGTTGGCCTAGTCAACGGAGCAGCCTTAGGACTGCTTGTTGCGATCGTTGCGGTGGTCTGGGATGGCAATATGTACCTCGGCCTGGTCGTTGGCGTGGCGTTGTTCGCCAACACACTCATCGCCGTTTCGATCGGCGGCACCGTGCCACTGCTCCTGAAACGACTCGGCTTCGATCCCGCCGTCGCCAGCGGCCCGCTACTGACCACGGTCACCGATATGTGCGGCTTCTTCCTGGTCCTGGGCCTCGCCACTGTCATGCTAGAACGGCTCGTTCACTAG